Genomic DNA from Segatella copri:
CCCGTAATGCAGAGAGCGCCTGTGCATAGAGCTGTTCATAATTCGGACGCTGACTCACGTTGATAGGTCCCGTGAGCTCCACACCCAGAAAACGGCGATTACCGGAAGGATCGGAGAGAATATCCTCCATATTGCTCGTAGCGATAAAAGACGCCATTCTCGGAAATTCCTGAACATGACTGCCATAAGGAGGCTTTATCTTGACACTCGGCAACTGGATGATGTTCTTCAGGAATCCCTGCTGCACCTGAGGAGAAATCTGGTTAAACTCATCCAAATTGATAACCAGCGACTGGCACATCGCCTGAAGCACCTGCCGTTTTTCTGACAATACGAGATTATCATTATACCCCCATTGCAACTCCGGCGGAACCAGAGACCGGCAAAAAGTACTCTTGTTGTAGCCCTGCTTGGAGATGAGAAGTGGCGCCACAGAGTTGCCGTATTTGCGATGACAGTAAGCACGCCACTGGTCAACCATCGCCAGGAACCAGGTATAGAACCAATCCTCCCAATAAGGATTATCAGTAGGTACCGTGCGCGCCAAGGCACGGATATGATCTTTTCCGTCCCACTTTCCCTCACAATTAAACAGGAAATTTTCTACAGGATTATAAGTAGAAAGAAGATCCGACTCCAGATAATTGCGCACATCCTTGATACTCACACGGATGTTGGCGAGCTGTACCTCCAGCGTCATGCGCTTCTGCACACGGGCATCCACAGGCTGATAGCCCCAATAATCTTTTTCCTTCGGCCGGTATTCTGTGCATTTCATTACCGAATTATAACGGAAATCATATTTCTTACACAGAAATCCGATCATACTCATGATATTGTCGCTCAACTCCTTACTGTCGTTATCCACTTCTCCGGAAGAGTGGTCAACCTCCTTCTCATCAACACTCTCCAAAGGTTTTTCGGCACCATGAAAGACCTCATTCAACGTCAGGGGCAACGCATCTTCACGATAATAAGGAAAAGAATCTCTTGTCATCAGGAAATCGGAGTAGATAGAAGGCTCGGGCATCTGCATCTTTGCCTTCACAAGCGCCTGATAAAGCGGAGCAAAGGTCAGAAAAGCCTGTTTGTAAATCCTGTCGGCAGCAACCTCCTCATCAGGTAACGCCCCCTTTGCCAGCGCATATTTCGCCAGGACATGCAGACTGATGCCATCGGCTCCCACAAAGGCTGCAAGGGTGGAAGGCAGACTGGCTACTTTCTGCTTGATGGCATCTGCGCCTCCATCCTCATTTATATCAACAAACGTAAGCAGCAGAATGCCATTGTTCTTCTTCATCTTCAGGAGTCCATTCTCCGATTTCTGAAATTCTGCTGCAGGGTGAACATGCATCCAGGTTGGCATATCCTTATACCCATCATAACCATTCGTGAGATAAGGTACATATTCACGGAAGTTCTCCACGGTATTCCTGGCATCATCGTTCACGATGCGCTCAAGGAAACGTTCCAGGCTCTTGGTACTTACCAGGAGCTGGTTCTTTTTATTTCTATGTGTTATGGTAAATTTCATTGTCTGTCATTTAAAAGTTTATATTATGAAGAAACACTTTATTTCATACCATGAAACTGTTCGTTTCAAGCGGAGAAACGCTCTGTTTCGTCCTGTGAGCCAAATCGATACGTCGCATTCCCGCTTTCGATACATCGGCAAGAAAATCCTGCTTTACTCGTAAACGAATCCGATTTCTTCTGCATAATGATCATAGGCAGGTTCCCCATAACCATATTCAGCAAAGACCTTCTTCACCTGCTCCTGCATTTCCGGCGTAAGATGTTTCTCACCCCGATGTACACGATAATAGGTAGTACGGTTGCCCAGAACATCCATGATGCGGTACTTGACGGTCTTCATTTCAGCATGTTTTACCTGGTCGTAGAGATGAGAAAATCCCCATGCAGCCTTGAACTGGTACACACGCATGAAATGGGAACAAGATGCATGGAGGTTAGCATCGGGATAAACCGCATTTCCAGCTGTAACATCATCGGGTTTGAACTTTGCCGAGATGAATCGGATGCATTCTGCTGCCCGAGGGCAATCGGCATTGAAGCAGTACATCCAATGATAATCTACCAGACTTTTGATAAACTCAGGATCATTAAGATTTAATTCCATGAAAAAATAAAATTTAAATTAAACATTAGGTTTCGCAGTGGTTAAAGCCATTGTGGAATCTGTGTTGTCAACTCTCCGCAAAGAAACACGGGACAACTGTGGTATAAGCAACAGCCCCATGTAACTTGGTTGCTGCAAAGATACAAAATTTTAAAGCCAAATGCAAGCTTTGTCCCGAAAACTTTCATCCTTGTCCCGAATCACGTGCATAAAAAAACGATTTCAGCAAGAAGATAAGCTGAAAAACGTGATGGATAAAGGCAATAAGTGATGGATAGCGTGATGGATTTTGTAAATATTTCGGATATCTATCACGATATATAGGAGAGACTACCACCTCATTATCAAACGATTAAAGATTAAAAAAGAGAAAACGTGAGGGATGTGAGGGATAAAAAGAGGAAAACCTCAAATCCGCAACCTATAGGGTTTAGTGGGATTTGAGGATTTATACTTTCTTCAATTATATCCTGTTACTTGAAAACAACCTTCTTACCTTTCTTCACATAAATACGCATCTGATCCAAATCTATGGTGATGTCATAATATCCTGCTTCTTTTACCTTAAACTTATAATCTTCTTCTTTTCTTATTGATGTGGAAAGATGCGCCAAAGAGACCGCAGAGTTAAACTCGTAGTCTTGATACTCCGCATTGTAACTCTTGCAGACTCTCCAATCAGGAGCATTGACAAACTTGAATAGTTCATTTGCCTTCAGATAGACGGTTGCCCTGAAGACCTTTCCATCCTCGTCTCGGTTCATCGCTATTGCATGGTCCAAGTCGTAGGCAGCATTGCCTGCTTGTTGCACAGCCTCTCCCGTGATATAGATGCCATCCTCCACATTCTCACCTTCCATCACAGCCATTGTCCAGTATTCCAATGAAGGAAGCGTGAAAGAAACATCATAGCCGTTTTGGGTAAAAGGAAGTTCCTGCACCGCCCCTGCATGACTATCAGGAGTTGCCACCCATACCTTGGAGACTTTCCTCATAGATTTCACCGTCACAGGAATATTGGTCTTCTTCTCAGGTTTCACACGAGTACCCCAAAGGTCACGCCATGAGAGGTCGTTGGTATTGAGGAAGTTGAGAAAATGCAACACATCACACTTACCTACCTTCTTGGCGAATGTTGTCAGCGAGTACTCCTTAGGAGGCCAAGCTTGCACGGTCAGTCCTGAAGTAGAACTGATGATAGGCAGATAAGCAGACTTAGAGGTCGTACCACGCAACAAGTTCTGATAAGCAGTCTGGAAGTCGTAGTATCTGACAAGTGCCGTCTTCAACTCATCGCTCATCGCCAAAGGTGCTGCGGGGAAATACTCACGAGTCAACATGTGGTCGCCCATCTCAAGATGAGAACCGCCAAGGGCAAACATCGCCGCATCGGCAAGCAAGACTCCTGGCGTATTGACCATCCTATCTCCAGAGCCCCCATTGTCTGCTTTATCATAATTGATGTAAGCCGCAAAGACAGTCGGATGCTGATGGTCGCTATACTTATCATTAGTTTGGATGATACTAAAGAGATTGGCAAACTGGTCCTCCGATGCACCACCATATCCATTGCCATTGCCCCAAACCTCATTATAACAGAAGTCTATATCATTCCTGACAATTTGCTCAGCCCCATAGCCTGAGACAGCATTCATCACCAAAGACTTATCGGGATGCGCCTGCTTCATGGCTTGGATGAAAGACTCATAAGAAGAAGGCAAATCTACCTTATGGCGATTGGCATCATACACGGTACCACGGTAGCCCAACTGGTCTATCTGGAAGCCATCAAAGCCAAAGTTGTCATACACCTCCTCATTACGTTCAACCATATACTGCAACCACCCTTGATTGCTTGGCACCTGCAAGTAAATGTTGCTTGCCCAAGAATCTGGCAAACCATGATAGTCTTGCTCATAATTGCCTGCGTTATTCTTCAGCAAAGCCCACTCGGTCTTGACCCCATCATTGGCAGCATTCTTCCATGCACCAAAGCAAAGGTTGTAGAAGATGGACTTCATGTTATACGAATGCTGCTCGGCAATGTAATTCTTGACATACTCCACACCGACCCAACGTTTACTGATATCTTGATACCATGAGGTGAGAGAACCATCAGCATTCAACTTCACGGGCTTGTGGTGCATCCACTGCCAATCCTGAAACTGCACACCATTGATATGGAGACGGTTGAGATAAGCCATCTCAGTCTTGATGTTGGCGTTCTTGTCTATGCTACCATCATAGTTGTTGAAATCCGCCACAAAACCATAACGTGGGAAACGCTTCCAGTTGCTTGACACATCAACAGCTATTGTTCCCAACACGACCTCCGTCCCATTCGACTTGGCAAACAATTCCACGAGATAACCTTGGTAGTCGGTAGTAGGTGGAGTCCATGTCCATCGGTTGTTGCTCATGACATCCGACAACTTATGCGACTCCAACACCATAGCACCATGGCGGTAGCGCACATAGGCATTGCTTGGCAGACTGCCACTTGCACTGAACACCACAACCTGTCCTGGAGTATAACAAGCCTTGTCGGTTGTCATCTCCACCGACAGTTGTGAAGAGATGGTTGCAGCATGGCTCATCATCG
This window encodes:
- a CDS encoding glycoside hydrolase family 66 protein — protein: MRKFILLRLGCKYGFSLALPFVFAMMSHAATISSQLSVEMTTDKACYTPGQVVVFSASGSLPSNAYVRYRHGAMVLESHKLSDVMSNNRWTWTPPTTDYQGYLVELFAKSNGTEVVLGTIAVDVSSNWKRFPRYGFVADFNNYDGSIDKNANIKTEMAYLNRLHINGVQFQDWQWMHHKPVKLNADGSLTSWYQDISKRWVGVEYVKNYIAEQHSYNMKSIFYNLCFGAWKNAANDGVKTEWALLKNNAGNYEQDYHGLPDSWASNIYLQVPSNQGWLQYMVERNEEVYDNFGFDGFQIDQLGYRGTVYDANRHKVDLPSSYESFIQAMKQAHPDKSLVMNAVSGYGAEQIVRNDIDFCYNEVWGNGNGYGGASEDQFANLFSIIQTNDKYSDHQHPTVFAAYINYDKADNGGSGDRMVNTPGVLLADAAMFALGGSHLEMGDHMLTREYFPAAPLAMSDELKTALVRYYDFQTAYQNLLRGTTSKSAYLPIISSTSGLTVQAWPPKEYSLTTFAKKVGKCDVLHFLNFLNTNDLSWRDLWGTRVKPEKKTNIPVTVKSMRKVSKVWVATPDSHAGAVQELPFTQNGYDVSFTLPSLEYWTMAVMEGENVEDGIYITGEAVQQAGNAAYDLDHAIAMNRDEDGKVFRATVYLKANELFKFVNAPDWRVCKSYNAEYQDYEFNSAVSLAHLSTSIRKEEDYKFKVKEAGYYDITIDLDQMRIYVKKGKKVVFK
- a CDS encoding VapE domain-containing protein, which gives rise to MKFTITHRNKKNQLLVSTKSLERFLERIVNDDARNTVENFREYVPYLTNGYDGYKDMPTWMHVHPAAEFQKSENGLLKMKKNNGILLLTFVDINEDGGADAIKQKVASLPSTLAAFVGADGISLHVLAKYALAKGALPDEEVAADRIYKQAFLTFAPLYQALVKAKMQMPEPSIYSDFLMTRDSFPYYREDALPLTLNEVFHGAEKPLESVDEKEVDHSSGEVDNDSKELSDNIMSMIGFLCKKYDFRYNSVMKCTEYRPKEKDYWGYQPVDARVQKRMTLEVQLANIRVSIKDVRNYLESDLLSTYNPVENFLFNCEGKWDGKDHIRALARTVPTDNPYWEDWFYTWFLAMVDQWRAYCHRKYGNSVAPLLISKQGYNKSTFCRSLVPPELQWGYNDNLVLSEKRQVLQAMCQSLVINLDEFNQISPQVQQGFLKNIIQLPSVKIKPPYGSHVQEFPRMASFIATSNMEDILSDPSGNRRFLGVELTGPINVSQRPNYEQLYAQALSALRAGEKTYFDAEQTRQIMANNRKFEVLSPVDQYFDLYFDLTDDAKQGEYLTAAEIFQELKSHIGSSLKLNSLIAFGRKLSQMPTIHRKRFNDGMRYLVVRKS
- a CDS encoding DUF6078 family protein; its protein translation is MELNLNDPEFIKSLVDYHWMYCFNADCPRAAECIRFISAKFKPDDVTAGNAVYPDANLHASCSHFMRVYQFKAAWGFSHLYDQVKHAEMKTVKYRIMDVLGNRTTYYRVHRGEKHLTPEMQEQVKKVFAEYGYGEPAYDHYAEEIGFVYE